A portion of the Moraxella ovis genome contains these proteins:
- the dksA gene encoding RNA polymerase-binding protein DksA, producing MNNKTFAPYEPAKDEEYMSDKQLEHFRSLLLAWKGELMSEAERTKDYINEETSAMADINDRATQEEEFALALRTRDRERKLTRKIDKSIAEIDTGDYGYCKTCGTEIGLKRLEARPTATQCIDCKTLSEMKEKQNLG from the coding sequence ATGAACAACAAAACTTTCGCCCCCTATGAGCCTGCCAAAGACGAAGAATACATGTCAGACAAGCAGCTTGAGCACTTTCGTTCGCTCTTGTTGGCATGGAAAGGCGAACTAATGTCTGAAGCTGAGCGCACCAAAGATTACATCAACGAAGAAACGAGCGCGATGGCAGACATCAACGACCGCGCCACTCAAGAAGAAGAGTTCGCGCTCGCCCTACGCACTCGAGACCGTGAGCGCAAGCTGACTCGCAAAATCGACAAATCCATCGCTGAGATCGACACGGGCGATTATGGTTACTGCAAGACCTGTGGCACCGAAATCGGACTAAAACGCCTAGAGGCAAGACCGACCGCCACGCAGTGCATCGACTGCAAAACCTTATCAGAAATGAAAGAAAAGCAAAACCTAGGATAA
- a CDS encoding FtsW/RodA/SpoVE family cell cycle protein, whose amino-acid sequence MPQYVQKLLSLNLPSARTTLLVSLGLLLTLSLLMIASASIPFALAKDLYPMRFFWSQLLYIGLGVAAAYVVYNLPLRIYCKFSNVLALWLGVVALLILTAIFAVPINGSKRWLNIAGFSLQSAELAKMVMVMVAAEYVVRRSADMRGSLWGGWRLLLWYLPIVTLLVLQPDFGSTAVIVATLLVIAFISGAPLRDYAFITTVIGVTMAVGMAFADYRRERLMSFWDPFDDIQDTDYQLSRSLIAFGRGEFSGVGYGDSVQKLSHLPEAHTDFILAITGEELGFIGVSFVLLLGALMVAAIMHISYVTLKRRQLRLSYMVFGFATVIFGQIFINAGMNMGILPTKGLTLPFYSFGGSALLVNMMMIGFILKVDKESEGIDRMGLSRNF is encoded by the coding sequence ATGCCCCAATATGTCCAAAAACTACTGTCACTCAACCTACCATCAGCGCGCACGACGCTACTGGTCAGTCTAGGATTGTTATTAACGCTGTCCTTGTTGATGATTGCTTCAGCTTCCATTCCTTTTGCGCTTGCCAAAGATCTGTATCCGATGCGATTCTTTTGGTCGCAGCTTTTGTATATCGGTCTTGGTGTGGCGGCGGCTTATGTGGTGTATAATCTGCCTTTGCGGATTTATTGTAAGTTTAGCAATGTTTTGGCGCTTTGGCTTGGGGTGGTGGCGCTCCTGATATTGACGGCAATATTTGCGGTGCCGATCAACGGCTCTAAGCGCTGGCTGAACATTGCCGGCTTTAGTCTGCAGTCGGCAGAACTTGCCAAGATGGTGATGGTCATGGTGGCGGCTGAATACGTGGTTCGGCGTTCGGCGGACATGCGAGGCAGCCTATGGGGTGGCTGGCGACTTCTTTTGTGGTATTTACCCATTGTGACTTTATTGGTTCTGCAGCCAGACTTTGGTTCGACAGCGGTGATTGTGGCGACATTATTGGTAATTGCCTTTATTAGTGGTGCTCCATTAAGGGATTATGCGTTTATCACGACAGTTATTGGTGTAACGATGGCTGTTGGAATGGCTTTTGCAGACTATCGACGTGAGCGATTGATGTCTTTTTGGGATCCGTTTGATGACATTCAGGATACTGATTATCAGTTGTCTAGAAGTTTGATTGCCTTTGGTCGAGGTGAATTTAGCGGTGTGGGCTATGGCGACAGTGTTCAGAAGTTATCGCATCTACCCGAGGCGCATACGGACTTTATCTTAGCGATTACCGGTGAGGAATTGGGCTTTATTGGTGTGTCATTCGTACTGTTGCTAGGAGCGCTCATGGTCGCTGCAATCATGCACATCAGTTATGTCACCTTGAAGCGCCGTCAGTTGCGTCTAAGCTATATGGTGTTTGGATTCGCTACAGTAATTTTTGGTCAGATTTTTATTAATGCCGGCATGAACATGGGCATTCTACCAACGAAGGGCTTGACGCTACCGTTTTATAGTTTTGGTGGTTCGGCACTGCTTGTGAACATGATGATGATTGGCTTTATTCTTAAAGTTGATAAAGAGAGCGAAGGCATCGACCGTATGGGGTTAAGCCGTAATTTCTAA
- the gluQRS gene encoding tRNA glutamyl-Q(34) synthetase GluQRS, producing MSDSKRPIIGRFAPSSTGHLHLGSLTTAVASFCHIKALGGQWLLRIEDVDFERCKQAYSHSILDDLTRLGLHWDGEIIYQSHRQPIYDEFINDHLSAISYACQCSRKQLSEYFRTHPNKATPPITLSHTLQNPNQTQDLNAPPIYPRLCLHQSHDGQHPDSKIRLCLPDVATAFYDGIQGVIWDNPAKSLGDVVIKRQNGMINYILACAIDDGLQNISHIMRGLDIMPMTAAQLFINKACQLPHADYFYHLPLLHNNDGQKLSKQNLAKPIKNEYPSELLIHALRLLRQPIADDMQDGTVDDILTFAIKHWNNAPLMHQNSLGIASDNQ from the coding sequence GTGTCAGACTCCAAACGCCCCATCATCGGACGGTTCGCACCATCATCGACGGGACACTTACACTTAGGCTCGCTCACGACTGCTGTGGCGAGCTTTTGTCATATTAAGGCGTTGGGCGGGCAGTGGCTATTGCGCATCGAAGATGTTGATTTTGAACGCTGTAAACAAGCATACAGTCACTCAATACTGGACGATCTAACCCGACTGGGCTTGCATTGGGATGGCGAGATTATCTATCAGTCGCACAGACAGCCCATCTATGATGAGTTCATCAACGACCATCTATCAGCCATCAGCTATGCGTGCCAATGTTCAAGAAAGCAGCTTAGTGAATATTTTCGCACACATCCCAATAAGGCAACACCGCCCATTACCCTAAGCCACACCCTACAAAACCCAAACCAAACCCAAGATCTTAATGCTCCTCCCATCTATCCGCGCTTATGCCTGCATCAGTCGCATGACGGCCAGCATCCTGACAGTAAGATTCGCCTATGCCTGCCTGACGTGGCGACGGCTTTTTATGATGGTATCCAAGGGGTTATTTGGGATAATCCTGCCAAGAGTCTTGGCGATGTCGTTATCAAACGCCAAAATGGCATGATTAATTACATCCTTGCCTGCGCCATTGATGACGGGCTACAGAACATCAGCCACATCATGCGTGGGCTTGACATCATGCCGATGACAGCCGCACAGCTATTCATCAATAAAGCCTGCCAACTGCCGCATGCCGATTATTTTTATCATCTGCCACTACTACACAATAATGACGGTCAAAAGCTATCCAAGCAAAACCTTGCCAAGCCCATCAAAAATGAATACCCAAGCGAATTACTTATTCATGCGCTGCGTTTATTAAGACAACCCATCGCTGACGACATGCAGGACGGCACCGTCGACGACATCCTAACATTTGCCATCAAACACTGGAATAACGCACCACTCATGCACCAAAACAGCCTTGGTATCGCATCAGACAACCAATAA